CTTCTCAGTTACGTTACGTACTTCTTGAGAAGTCATGAACGATGTTTCGATATCGATTTGAGTAAATTCAGGCTGACGGTCAGCACGTAAATCTTCATCACGGAAACATTTAACGATTTGGTAGTAACGGTCAAAACCAGACATCATCAGCAGTTGCTTGAACAGCTGAGGAGATTGAGGAAGTGCGTAGAAGCTACCTTTGTGAACACGGCTTGGTACTAGGTAATCACGAGCACCTTCTGGTGTCGCTTTCGTTAGTACTGGCGTTTCGATGTCTAGGAACAGGTTCTCATCAAGGAAACGACGAACGAAGCTAGAAGCACGTGCACGAAGCTTGATACGGTCGCTCATTTCTGGACGACGAAGATCGATGTAACGGTACTTAAGACGCTGCTCTTCAGAGTTCGTTTGGTTGAAGTCTAGTGGAAGCGCTTCTGAGCGGTTGATGATCTCTAGCCCCGTCGCGTAAAGCTCTACTTCACCAGTAGCCATGTCTTTATTTACTTGGCTGTCAGGACGAACACGCACTTCACCAGTAAATTTGATACAGAATTCATTACGCAGTTGGTTAGCGATCGGGAAGATATCTTTCATATCTGGATCGACAACAACCTGAACGATGCCTTCACGATCACGCATATCAATAAAGATAAGACCGCCTAAATCACGGCGACGGTTTACCCAGCCGCACAATTCTACAGTTTGTCCCGCCAGGGACTTGTTCAGGTTACCACAGTAATGGGTACGCATAATGAATTTCCCAATCTCTTAATAATTTACTAATTTCCAAGCTGTAGGTGTCAAAATAGCCCTACAGAGCTTTTCACCTAACGAAGCGAGGAATCATTTATACGCGGAAACTCGCTTAAAATCGACCTTCCACATTCGAATTTATTATGTTTTATCTGGCTTTACTGCTTTTTAGCCCATCAAGTGCGCAAAGATTCATCAAAACCAAAAAAATTGGCATAATTATATCTCGAAAGTACCGTAATCGGCAAAAGTCTCGTACAGTAGATTTGCACTTCAACTAAAAATTTTTTGTAATGACTAATGACGCGATGACAAATAGCGTGATAACTAACGGTGTAATAACAATGGAAACTTTACCTCTAAGACTTGGCTTAACAATGTGGTCTCATTCTGAGTGGCAAAGTCAGTTCTATGGCAAGGGGACAAAGCCTGCAGAACGCCTAGAAAAATACACCCAAGTTTTTCATACCGTTGAAGGCAACACGACCTTTTACGCTACGCCGAGTATGTCTACCGTTCATAACTGGAAAGCCGCGAGTCACGATGATTTCAGGTTCACTTTCAAGCTACCTAAATTCATAACCCACCAGCAACAACTCAGGCATTGCCAAGCCGAACTCAAAGAGTTCTTAACGACCATGTCACCACTCCATGATCGCATTGGTCAATGGACGATTCAGCTACCACATAGCTTTGAACCTAGCATGCTCCCAGTGCTACAAAAGTTTTGTACGTTATTTCCAAAAGACATGCAGCTTGGTGTTGAAGTCCGTCACTTGGGTTTCTTTGACAAAGGTGATGCCGAAAAACGCTTCAACCAATGGCTGGTTGAAGAAGGCATCAATCGCATCATTATGGATAGCCGCCCCGTATTTTCCGCGCCGCCAACCACAGAGGCAGTGATCGATGCACATCAGAAGAAGCCACGCGTACCCGTTCATGCGATTGCAACCGCCAACAACCCAATGATTCGATTCATTGGCCACCCTGATCAAGAGCCTAACATCGAGTTTTTTAAACCATGGTTTAACAAAATTCCAAACTGGCTTAGTGAAGGCAAACAACCGTATTTGATGATCCACACTCCAGACAACAACCACGCGCCTGAACTTGCAATTGATATATATCAGCGATTGCAAAAGCAAGTATCTGAAAATACTTCATTATTATTGCCCGATCTGGCTCAGTTTCCAGCTCAGAAAGGCAATCACCAAATATCAATGTTTTAATCCCACTCTCTCGTATAGAGCCAAACATCAGGACTAATCTCAGTTTTCGTGACAGCAGTCTTTTTTTTACGTAAAATACGCCCCCTTTTATTTGGTACGAATTTCGGACCAATTACGCTGACTGTCGAGAGAAAATGCCATGAGCAACACAGACAATATCTTTTCCGCTCCTATTGATAAAATTGGAGACTTCACCTTTGATGCAAGGGTTGCTGAAGTATTTCCGGATATGATTCAACGCTCGGTGCCTGGCTACAGCAATATCATCTCTGCGATCGGCATGTTAGCTGAGCGCTTCGTAAAACCGCATTCAAATATATATGACCTAGGTTGCTCTCTTGGTGCGGCTACGCTTTCAATGCGCAGACACATTCAGCAAGAAGGCTGCACGATTTTCGCTATCGATAACTCAGAAGCCATGGTTGAGCGCTGTAAATTACACGTTAACGCTTACCGCAGTGACACGCCGGTAGAAGTAATCGAAGCTGATATTCGTGAAGTAGAAATCAAAGATGCTTCTGTTGTGGTACTTAACTTTACGCTGCAATTCTTGTCTCCAGACGACCGATACGCTTTGCTTGAAAAAATTCACGCAGGCTTACGCCCAGGTGGCATCTTAATTCTGTCAGAAAAATACGTATTCGAAGATGAAAGCTCAAACGAGCTGCTTATCGACCTGCATCATGATTTCAAACGTGCTAACGGTTACAGCGAGCTAGAGGTAAGCCAGAAACGCAGCGCAATTGAAAACGTGATGCGGCCTGACTCGGTCAAGGTTCATAAAGAACGTTTTCAAAAAATCGGTTTTTCTAGTTGCGAAGTTTGGTTCCAGTGTTTCAACTTTGGTTCGATGTTCGCTATCAAATAAAACACAAACATAATCAGTTAGAGACGATTCATTCGGACTTTAACCACTAATTTCCTGTGTTGTGATGCTCAGCGTCACACACATTATGAATTCCACAACGGTTTATATTACCCATGTTTAATTTTGCTAATTTTTATCAACTTATCGCCCAAGATACTCGCCTTCAGCCGTGGTTAAACGTCCTGCCACAGCAACTGACCGATTGGCAAAATGCAGAGCACGGTGACTTCGACCGTTGGTTACGTGCACTAAACAAGATTCCACAAGGTGTGCCTGACCAAATTGATCTGAAAAACTCAGTGACCATTGGCAGCTCAACACCGTTCCACACCGGTGAGCTTAAAAAGTTAGAAAGCTTACTGAAGACTTTCCACCCTTGGAGAAAAGGCCCTTACACGGTTCACGACATTCATATCGATACGGAATGGCGCAGTGACTGGAAATGGGATCGCGTGCTTCCACATATCACCCCACTAAAAAACCGCTCGGTGCTCGATGTAGGTTGTGGCAATGGTTACCACATGTGGCGCATGCTTGGCGAAGGCGCTCGCCTAACGGTGGGTATCGACCCTTCTCACCTTTTCTTGGTTCAGTTTGAAGCTATCCGTAAGTTAATGGGCGATGACCAACGTGCTCACCTTTTACCTCTAGGCATAGAGCAACTCCCAAAATTGGAAGCCTACGACACAGTATTTAGCATGGGCGTGCTATACCACCGACGTTCACCGCTTGATCACTTAATTCAACTGAAAGACCAATTGGTATCTGGCGGTGAGTTAGTGCTTGAAACCTTAGTGATTGAAGGCGATGAAAATGCAGTCCTAGTTCCTGTTGACCGTTACGCGCAGATGAGAAACGTCTACTTCTTCCCTTCAGCTCGCGCACTGAAACGTTGGCTTGAACAGGTTGGCTTTGAAGACGTTCGTATCGTTGACGAAAATGTCACCACTATAGGTGAACAACGCACAACGGAATGGATGACACATAACTCTCTGCCAGATTACCTAGATCCGAACGATCCGAGTAAAACGGTTGAAGGCCACCCTGCACCAAGGCGTGCGATTTTGGTAGCAACAAAGCCATAGATTCTCAGCCCACAAAATAATAGCTACTGAGGGAAAAATGAGGGGTTATTTTGCGTGTAAACCCATCATTTTTTCGCAGTACACTTTGACCAAAGAGCCCCAAAATTGACGCCTGTTTAATAAGTAAGCTATTTAAGATTGCGATAATTGGCGTAGCGCTCACATTGCGATTCAATATGACCAGACTCTAACATTAGGATGCTTCACGCATGCTTTCCGGTAGGATAAACTGCTAAATAGTATGAACTATTCTCTAATTCCCAAAGGTTTTTTTATGTTTAAGCGATTATCGCCAATTGTGGCGGTTGGTTTGCTCTCTGGCTGCACCCTCACTAACGGTGCGACCTACCACCAAGAAACGCTCGACGCAATTTCCCACTCAGAGGCAAACATCGCAAATAAAGTTCAGAATCTTGAACTACAAATGAGTAACCAAAGCGACTATATTGAAAGCCTAGAAGATGAAATTACGACTCTTTCTAGTCAACTAAATGCTCATCTAACTCGTATTGAACACAAGGTTATTGAAGAGCAAGAGGAAGAAGAACCTGAAGTCGTTGTCGCTGACCCTGTCACCCCGACGTTACAACCTACCATCTTAGGCGGAATCGAGAAGGTATCTATCGACTCGATAAAACAAAGCTTTGACGCTCGTGTTGATACCGGCGCAACCACCTCCTCTTTAAATGCCGTCGATATTAAAGAATTCGAACGTAACGGTAAGAACTGGGTTAAATTCCACCTAGACGACCAAGCAGAAGCAGAAAAAGAACAAAAATGGATCGAAGCACCTGTTATACGTTATGTGAAAATCCGACAATCAACAAATGATCAGACAGAGCGAAGAGCGGTGATTGAATTATGGGTGAAAGTTGGAAAAATCCATGAAAAAGCGCAATTTACATTGGCGGATCGCTCTCAAATGAGTCACCCTGTATTACTAGGGCGCGAATTTATCAAAGACATCGCGCTAGTGGATGTAAGCAAAACGTACGTACAAACGGAAGCTAAATAACAATAGTAGGGCAAGCTATGACGTCAAGAATTCCATTTTATATTTCTATTTTCCTGCTCATTGTGGCAGGTATAACGCTAAGTATGTTTAGGCATACAACCTACGGTGTACCTTGGACTCCAGGAGAAACTAGACAAGTATGGGACATTGAAGCTCGTATCGAATTCAATGCAATAGGTAAAGAAGCAAAGGTTTCATTAGCAGCTCCTCACACTCAGTCTAATTACACACTTATCGGTGAATCAGCTTCATCACCAGGCTACGGTATCTCCTACTTGAATACAGAGTCAGGTCGCCGTGCAGAGTGGTCTATTCGTTATGCAGATGGTCCTCAAACCATCTACTACAAAACACAATTTCTAGTCGACAACCAAGCTAAAGTAAACGATGCACCACCAGAAGGTGAAATAACGCAACCAAGCTTCGACGGTCCAGAAGAAGCGGCATCTCTTGCTCTGATAGATAGAGCAACAAAGCGTTCCGCAGACAACCTAACCTTTACTCGTGAGTTGATTAAAACGCTTAACGATCCTGATAGTCAAAACTCTGCTCTAATTCTGAATAACATGACGAAAGTTGAAGCGACACACAAGCTACTTTCGACAGCCAAAATTCACAACAAAGTAGTCGGTGTTATTGAATTGGAAGATGGACGTCGTCGACAATCAATCCAACACATGATCCAAATCTGGGACAATGACCAGTGGATTTTGTTCTCTCCAGAGTCGAGTCAACGACAAGTTCAACCAAACCTACTTATCTGGGATGAATCCAACGTTTCTCTGCTAGATGTTGTTGGTGGTCAGAACAGTAAAGTTCATTTCTCTATGATTGCTCAGGAAGTATCTCCAACTGAAGCAACCAACAACAAGGTTTCAGCTGATCGATTATTGAACCTATCGATTCACAGCCTGCCGCTAGAAGAGCAAGCGATGTTCAAAACCATCATGCTTATTCCTATCGGTGCACTGATTGTTGTGTTCCTACGCGTGATCATCGGTTTGAAAACATCTGGTACGTTCATGCCAGTTCTGATTGCCGTGGCGTTTGTTCAAACACAATTAATAACGGGTATTGTCGGTTTCCTATTAATTGTCGGTACCGGTCTGGTGATACGAAGTTACTTATCAAAACTCAACTTACTCCTGGTAGCTAGGATATCCGCCGTCATCATTACAGTAATCATGATCATCTCCGTGTTTACCGTGGTCGCATTTAAGGTTGGTCTGACAGAAGGTCTATCCATTACGTTCTTCCCAATGATCATCCTATCTTGGACTATCGAACGTATGTCTATTCTATGGGAAGAAGAAGGCGCGAAAGAAGTCGTGTTACAAGGTGGTGGTTCTCTGTTTACCGCTATTCTTGTTTATTTAGGCATGACGAACCCATTCATTCAGCACTTAACGTTTAACTTTATTGGTCTACAGCTTGTTATTCTAGCAACCATCTTGCTACTAGGTAACTATACTGGCTACCGTCTAACCGAGCTTCGTCGCTTTAAACCGCTAGCGGAGGACTAAGTTATGTTTGATCAGTTTACTTCACCGTTTAGGTTGAAAGACAAAGGCATAATGGGAATGAACAAGCGTAACCATAGCTATATTGGTCGCTACAATGATCGTTCCAAGTATCCACTCGTTGATGACAAGCTTAAGACTAAGATCATTGCAGAACAGGCAGGCGCAACTGTACCGAAGTTGATTGGCGTTATTAGTCACCAAGCTGAAGTGAAAACAATCCACAAGATGGTTAAAGAGTGGCCGGGTTTCGTAATCAAGCCAGCTCAAGGTAGTGGTGGTAAAGGCATCCTTGTTGTGACATCTCACAAGGATGGCGTTTATACCAAGCCATCCGGTTCAACCATCAATGAAGAAGATGTAGAACGCCATATCAGTAACGCTCTAGCGGGCCTTTTCTCTCTGGGTGGCAAGAACGACGTAGCCGTAGTTGAAAACCTCATCAAGTTTGACGAGTGTTTCGATGGCTTTAGTTATGAAGGTGTGCCCGATGTACGAATCATCGTATTCAAAGGCTATCCTGTGATGGCTATGATGCGCCTTTCAACTTCTGCTTCTGACGGCAAGGCAAACTTACACCAAGGCGCTGTGGGGGTTGGTATTTGTATTGCTACCGGAAAAGCCGTCCGTGCGGTCCAGTTTGACCACCCTGTGACTCACCACCCAGATACCGGTAAAGAACTGGCGCTACTTCAAGTACCGCATTGGGAAAAGCTGCTAACTCTTGCATCAAGCGCTTGGGAAATGACAAGTCTTGGTTACATGGGTACTGACATGGTTTTAGACCAAGAAGAGGGCCCTATGGTACTGGAACTCAACGCTCGTCCTGGGTTAGCAATACAGATTGCAAACGGCGCGGGTTTGCTTCCTCGCTTACACCATATTGAAAACATAGGCACACCCGCCGAATACCCAAAAGCAGCAGAGCGCGTTGCATACGCCGCTAAGCAATTCGGTGTTCACGGTAACGAGATTGTTCCGAACTAAGCTATTTGCTGACTAGGTCACTTGATACCTAATTAGAGCTCAACAAAAAAGCCGCGTAACTCTCAGAGTTATGCGGCTTTTTAATGCCTGCCATCGTCACCTAGCTAATATGATTAAGCCTCTGTTACTTCACTCTCAGTCTCGCGAATAGGATCAATACGCACAGCCGCTACCTTAAACTCAGGGATCTTGGCATGCGGATCTGTCGCAGTGGTAGTCAAACGGTTAACCGGTGATTCTACGAAATGGAATGGAATAAACACCACGCCTTGCTGCATTCGCTTGGTTACAAACGCTGCGATTTCAATTTCGCCACGACGTGTTGAGACTTTCAGCATCTGACCATTCGAGATACCTAGCGCTTCAGCATCATGAACACTCACCATGGCACGCGGCCCTGCTAAGTTATCCAGCCCTTTGGTTTTACGTGTCATGGTTCCGGTGTGGAACTGCTCCAATACCCGCCCCGTTGTTAGCACTAATGGGAATTCTGAATCCGGCAGCTCTGCCGCATACCGAAACGGAATCGCTTCCATTTGACCACGCCCGCGAGTGAATTGGGTTTGGTGCATGATGCGAGTGCCGTCTGGGTTGTTCTTATTACTCGGCCACTGTACGCCATTAACCGTTATGTTCTCCCAACGTAAACCACCATACTGTGGCGTTACACGTGCTATCTCATTGGTGATATCAGCAACCGAGCCATATTCCCAATTACCGCCCATCGCATTAGCCAACATTTGGATAATCACCCAATCTTCTTTCGCTTCACCTGGAGGTAGCACCGCTGGGTTAATACGCTGAACGCGTCGCTCAGTATTGGTAAAGTGACCTGACTTTTCAGCGAACGAGCAAGATGGCAGAACCACATCGGCATACTGCGCCGTTTCAGTTAAGAAGATATCTTGAACGACAAGGAAATCCAACGCTTCAAGCCCTTCAATCACGTGCGCTTGGTTTGGATCACTAAGCACTGGATTTTCGCCCATCACGTATAAACCACGTACATCTCGATTACACGCACCATCAATAATCTCGGTCAACGTTAACCCCGTTTCAGCAGGCAAATCAGCAACGCCCCACTCCATCGCGAACTTTTGGCGAACCATTGGGTTATACACTTTCTGATAGCCTGGCAGGTTGTTTGGCAATGCGCCCATGTCGCACGCACCTTGAACATTGGATTGGCCACGCAGTGGGTTGATACCACCACCTTCAATACCGATGTTGCCACACAAGAGTTGCAGGTTAGCAATCGAGCGAACGTTATCGTGGCCAGTGGTATGTTGCGTGATACCCATGGAGTAATACACCGCAGTACGTTTTGCCGTACCGATCAAGCGTGCCATTGCGAAGATGTCTTCCGCTTTAACGCCAGTCACCAGCTCTACTTTGTCTAGTGAATAGCTTGGTGACATCACCTCTTGGAGCAAGGTATCAAAGCCATCGACACGATCTTCGATATACTCTTGGTCATACCAACCGTGTTTGATGATCTGTTGCATCACACCATTAATCAGCATCACATCGGTACCCGGTCTGTGCGCTAAATAAAGCTCAGCATGGTCAGCAATATCGATTCTTTTAGGATCGGCGACAATCAAACGAGCACCGTTATGCCTCACAGCCTGTTTGATGTGTGAGCCGATAATTGGGTGCGCGGATGTAGTGTCTGAACCAATGATAAAGATAACATCTGAGTGTTTGATACTTGGGATATCATTAGTCATCGCCCCGCTGCCCAGCGAAGCTTCTAAACCTGTAACAGTCGAAGCATGACAAAGGCGCGCACAGTGATCGACGTTATTGGTGCCTAGCTCGCGACGTATAAATTTTTGGAACGCATAGTTATCTTCGTTGGTGGTTTTAGCCGACGAAAAACCCGCCAAAGCGTTACTGCCCAAGCCTTGCTTAATCGCGGTAAACTTCTCGGCAATAAGCTCGACTGCTTCATCCCAGCTTGCAGGTTGCAACCAGCCATCTTTACGAATTAGTGGTGTGGTTAAACGCGCATGACTGCCCACAAAGTCGAAGCCGAATCGTCCCTTAACACACAACATGCCTTCATTAACCGGAGAATCACCGCCCTCGATATAGCGGATTTTGTTTTTCTGCTCATCGATATGCATGGTTAGCTTACAGCCGACACCGCAATAAGTGCAGATGGTATCGACTTTCTTAAGTACGTCTGTGTCTCCCTGCTTTCTATCACGAGCATCGACCATTGCACCGGTCGGACACGCCTGAATACACGATCCACATTGAACGCAGTTTGAGTCGCCCATTAAGGTCTTGTCCGCACCAAAGTTAGGGCGACATTCAGGTCTTGATGCAGGTTTGCCATCGGATTGATTCATAAAGCTTAAAACGCCATGGACATTCTGTTCTCGACACGCTTGGATACACTGGCCGCAACTGATACAGCGGTTGGCGTCAAAGACAATAAATTCTGAGCTATCATCGACTGAAAATTTTTGTCTTGTTAAACCGACCTTCGCTTCTTCTGCACGTATCGCCTGCCAGTTCTCATTCGAAGCCACATCGATTTTGTATTCTGGATGGGTTTGCGTTGCTTTGTATTCGGTCGAGTAGTCTCGTAGGTCGCAATCGGTATTAGCTTGGCAGCCACACTCTAAACATCTTGCAGCTTCAGCAATGGCATCGGCATTATCAAAGCCTGTTTCTACTTCCTCAAAACTTTGCTCGCGCTGCTCTGGGGTGAGCTCTGGCATGATTTTACGAGCCATGCGTTGTATCGACTGATATTGCTCAGGATCCACCGCTTTGAGCTGTTTGTGCTTTCTTGAGTTAAACGGTTTAGCCGGAATATTTTCCATATCACCATGGAAGAAGCGATCGATCGCTTGTGCAGCAATACGCCCATCCCCCACCGCTTCAACCGCGGTTGCAGGACCTCGCCGGAAATCACCGATACTAAATATATTACCGGTTCCGGTATGCATGGTTCGCGGATCAGCGTCCGCAGTATTCCAACGCGTTAACGGGATTTCTAGTGACTCATTGTCCATAAAGCTAAGATCAGGCTTTTGCGACACGGCGGCAATCACAGTATCGAAAGCCTCAACAAAAAACTCACCCGTAGGTTTCGGGCTTCGTCGACCTGATGCATCCGCAGGGCCAAG
The Vibrio kanaloae genome window above contains:
- a CDS encoding alpha-L-glutamate ligase-like protein, translated to MFDQFTSPFRLKDKGIMGMNKRNHSYIGRYNDRSKYPLVDDKLKTKIIAEQAGATVPKLIGVISHQAEVKTIHKMVKEWPGFVIKPAQGSGGKGILVVTSHKDGVYTKPSGSTINEEDVERHISNALAGLFSLGGKNDVAVVENLIKFDECFDGFSYEGVPDVRIIVFKGYPVMAMMRLSTSASDGKANLHQGAVGVGICIATGKAVRAVQFDHPVTHHPDTGKELALLQVPHWEKLLTLASSAWEMTSLGYMGTDMVLDQEEGPMVLELNARPGLAIQIANGAGLLPRLHHIENIGTPAEYPKAAERVAYAAKQFGVHGNEIVPN
- a CDS encoding DUF72 domain-containing protein is translated as METLPLRLGLTMWSHSEWQSQFYGKGTKPAERLEKYTQVFHTVEGNTTFYATPSMSTVHNWKAASHDDFRFTFKLPKFITHQQQLRHCQAELKEFLTTMSPLHDRIGQWTIQLPHSFEPSMLPVLQKFCTLFPKDMQLGVEVRHLGFFDKGDAEKRFNQWLVEEGINRIIMDSRPVFSAPPTTEAVIDAHQKKPRVPVHAIATANNPMIRFIGHPDQEPNIEFFKPWFNKIPNWLSEGKQPYLMIHTPDNNHAPELAIDIYQRLQKQVSENTSLLLPDLAQFPAQKGNHQISMF
- a CDS encoding ATP-dependent zinc protease family protein; translation: MFKRLSPIVAVGLLSGCTLTNGATYHQETLDAISHSEANIANKVQNLELQMSNQSDYIESLEDEITTLSSQLNAHLTRIEHKVIEEQEEEEPEVVVADPVTPTLQPTILGGIEKVSIDSIKQSFDARVDTGATTSSLNAVDIKEFERNGKNWVKFHLDDQAEAEKEQKWIEAPVIRYVKIRQSTNDQTERRAVIELWVKVGKIHEKAQFTLADRSQMSHPVLLGREFIKDIALVDVSKTYVQTEAK
- a CDS encoding inactive transglutaminase family protein: MTSRIPFYISIFLLIVAGITLSMFRHTTYGVPWTPGETRQVWDIEARIEFNAIGKEAKVSLAAPHTQSNYTLIGESASSPGYGISYLNTESGRRAEWSIRYADGPQTIYYKTQFLVDNQAKVNDAPPEGEITQPSFDGPEEAASLALIDRATKRSADNLTFTRELIKTLNDPDSQNSALILNNMTKVEATHKLLSTAKIHNKVVGVIELEDGRRRQSIQHMIQIWDNDQWILFSPESSQRQVQPNLLIWDESNVSLLDVVGGQNSKVHFSMIAQEVSPTEATNNKVSADRLLNLSIHSLPLEEQAMFKTIMLIPIGALIVVFLRVIIGLKTSGTFMPVLIAVAFVQTQLITGIVGFLLIVGTGLVIRSYLSKLNLLLVARISAVIITVIMIISVFTVVAFKVGLTEGLSITFFPMIILSWTIERMSILWEEEGAKEVVLQGGGSLFTAILVYLGMTNPFIQHLTFNFIGLQLVILATILLLGNYTGYRLTELRRFKPLAED
- the cmoB gene encoding tRNA 5-methoxyuridine(34)/uridine 5-oxyacetic acid(34) synthase CmoB, which encodes MFNFANFYQLIAQDTRLQPWLNVLPQQLTDWQNAEHGDFDRWLRALNKIPQGVPDQIDLKNSVTIGSSTPFHTGELKKLESLLKTFHPWRKGPYTVHDIHIDTEWRSDWKWDRVLPHITPLKNRSVLDVGCGNGYHMWRMLGEGARLTVGIDPSHLFLVQFEAIRKLMGDDQRAHLLPLGIEQLPKLEAYDTVFSMGVLYHRRSPLDHLIQLKDQLVSGGELVLETLVIEGDENAVLVPVDRYAQMRNVYFFPSARALKRWLEQVGFEDVRIVDENVTTIGEQRTTEWMTHNSLPDYLDPNDPSKTVEGHPAPRRAILVATKP
- the cmoA gene encoding carboxy-S-adenosyl-L-methionine synthase CmoA translates to MSNTDNIFSAPIDKIGDFTFDARVAEVFPDMIQRSVPGYSNIISAIGMLAERFVKPHSNIYDLGCSLGAATLSMRRHIQQEGCTIFAIDNSEAMVERCKLHVNAYRSDTPVEVIEADIREVEIKDASVVVLNFTLQFLSPDDRYALLEKIHAGLRPGGILILSEKYVFEDESSNELLIDLHHDFKRANGYSELEVSQKRSAIENVMRPDSVKVHKERFQKIGFSSCEVWFQCFNFGSMFAIK
- the fdhF gene encoding formate dehydrogenase subunit alpha, which translates into the protein MIQIVIDGKFRIVEQGQTVLEAAKTCGLEIPSLCGLNKTTDKVPCDLCVVEVDGMGVTRSCELGVANGLNITTQSKQLTAHRQDALNRIMVDHYADCEAPCQTACPAGVDIQSYLHHIAQNDHIKAIEVIKKTLPMPLSIGRVCPAFCETECRRNLVDESIAIRQLKRHAADADLAAQESYMPAKKPNKDKSIAIVGSGPGGLTAGYYLSNEGYDVSVYESMPKAGGWLRYGIPEYRLPKSILDKEIELMCRNGMAVECDKKLGVDFTLSDLSRDFDAVCLAVGASQAVEMNYPGSDLGGCYLGVDYLKDYVTDKNFITGKKVAVIGGGNTAIDCARTAVRDGADTTLIYRRTRDEMPAEDYEIEEAEHEGVKFHFLTNPTENMAGENGHVSEIRLERMALGPADASGRRSPKPTGEFFVEAFDTVIAAVSQKPDLSFMDNESLEIPLTRWNTADADPRTMHTGTGNIFSIGDFRRGPATAVEAVGDGRIAAQAIDRFFHGDMENIPAKPFNSRKHKQLKAVDPEQYQSIQRMARKIMPELTPEQREQSFEEVETGFDNADAIAEAARCLECGCQANTDCDLRDYSTEYKATQTHPEYKIDVASNENWQAIRAEEAKVGLTRQKFSVDDSSEFIVFDANRCISCGQCIQACREQNVHGVLSFMNQSDGKPASRPECRPNFGADKTLMGDSNCVQCGSCIQACPTGAMVDARDRKQGDTDVLKKVDTICTYCGVGCKLTMHIDEQKNKIRYIEGGDSPVNEGMLCVKGRFGFDFVGSHARLTTPLIRKDGWLQPASWDEAVELIAEKFTAIKQGLGSNALAGFSSAKTTNEDNYAFQKFIRRELGTNNVDHCARLCHASTVTGLEASLGSGAMTNDIPSIKHSDVIFIIGSDTTSAHPIIGSHIKQAVRHNGARLIVADPKRIDIADHAELYLAHRPGTDVMLINGVMQQIIKHGWYDQEYIEDRVDGFDTLLQEVMSPSYSLDKVELVTGVKAEDIFAMARLIGTAKRTAVYYSMGITQHTTGHDNVRSIANLQLLCGNIGIEGGGINPLRGQSNVQGACDMGALPNNLPGYQKVYNPMVRQKFAMEWGVADLPAETGLTLTEIIDGACNRDVRGLYVMGENPVLSDPNQAHVIEGLEALDFLVVQDIFLTETAQYADVVLPSCSFAEKSGHFTNTERRVQRINPAVLPPGEAKEDWVIIQMLANAMGGNWEYGSVADITNEIARVTPQYGGLRWENITVNGVQWPSNKNNPDGTRIMHQTQFTRGRGQMEAIPFRYAAELPDSEFPLVLTTGRVLEQFHTGTMTRKTKGLDNLAGPRAMVSVHDAEALGISNGQMLKVSTRRGEIEIAAFVTKRMQQGVVFIPFHFVESPVNRLTTTATDPHAKIPEFKVAAVRIDPIRETESEVTEA